GACGATTGCTGTTCCACCAGCCACTATTATGCTATTCAGAAGATATCGCATGAATGGAGCCTGTTCGAGAGCAACCCGGTAATTCTCGAGCGTCGGCTGCTGTGGAAGGTAGTAGACCGGGAACTGAACGACGTTGGACGGCTGTTTAATCGACGTGATAAATATCCAGAAGACAGGGAACATCGAGATGGCAACGAGTACGCCGATCGAGCCGTAGAAACCCAGTTTCTCTCCGACCCGCTGCAGCGAATCAACGTCGAACGCCCCGAATATTTTCGTGCTCATGTTATCGTACCTCCGGTTCGTACAGCGTTCCGACGTAAACGAGTGAAATTACCAGTGCTATGAGCGTGATTATCGTCGCCGCTGCCGACCCACGGCCAAACGCCAGCTGGGTGAACGTGAGCTGATGGTCGAACAAAACAAGCGTCGTTGTCGCTTCCCCCGGACCACCACCGGTCAGGCCGTAGGGGAGTCCGAAGGCCTGAAACGCTGGTAACGTTCGAAAGATGAGTGCGACAAGGATAGTTGGTTTCAACAATGGGAGCGTGATGTCGCGGAATAGCCGCCATCTCGATGCTCCATCCATGCGCGCCGCCTCGTAGAGGTGGTCCGGAATACCAGATAATCCTGCGAGCAGAATGAGTGCCATGAATGAGCTGGTCTTCCAGATGGTGATGAACGTCATCGATGCAAGTGCAACGTTCGGCTTCGCCAAGAACGGGAATGTCGTCTCGAAAATTCCGATACGAATGAGCATGTCGTTGATAACACCGTACTGTCCGTGGAACATCCACGCCCAGATCTTTGCGTTAATAACCGTCGGCAGCGCCCACGGAAACAGAATCGCGGCCTGCGTGATGTACTTTCCCCGAAACGATCGCTGGAGAAGTAGGGCCATCCCAAGCCCGATGCAGAGTTCGATGGGCACCGACACGAAGGTGTAGATCATACTCACTGTGAACGAGTTCCAGAATCCGCCGTTACTCAAAAGCTGTTCGTAATTCTGCAACCCGACGAACGTCTGTGGCCGTGCTTCGATGACATACCCTGTGTAGAAGCTACTCCGAACCGTCTCGATAATAGGGTAGAAGGAAACGGCGAGAAGAAACAGCACGACGGGCGCCAGCAGCGCCGTCGCCAGTTCTTCTTCCGTCAGCCGAAATTCCCGGTACCGCTGCCACCGCGATACGGCGGGCGTTGATTCCCCATCATGACGTGAGCTACTCACATGGTCGGCTGTGTCTGGCATACGTGTTCACCAGCCAGACGAAATCCGCAACAATAAATCTACGGACACACCCTCGCTCGCGTTCATGGCTAAGTGACGTATCTAAGATGGTCTCGATACGATTCAGCGTCTGTTCACTATCACAGCTACTGCCGTTCGGAATTGAAGACGATCTATGGTGCTGCTGACAGTAACTGTTAAGATGAAGGGCTTTGTTCCGTCGGTTGTATGGCCGATCAGCTTATCGAGGTCGTAGAATCTGCAGACAACGTCGCGACGGCACTTCGGGATATCGAAGCCGGTGAGACGGTCACTGTCCTCGTCGATGAAGCAGAGCGCACTATCGAGATGCACGACGATGTCGAGTTTGGTCACAAGCTCGCGCTCGAACCGCTGTCCGCCGGTGAGACAGTTACCAAGTACGGCACGAGTATCGGTGACGCATCGACGGCTATCGATGCGGGCGAGTGGGTTCACGTCCACAACGTCGAATCGAACTATGGTCGCGGCGATCTCGCCGATCAGAACCAGTCACAAGCGGTTCAGGAGTGAGAATCATGAGTGAATTCCTCGGATACGAACGCAGCGATGGTAGTATTGGCATTCGAAACAACGTGGTCATCGTCTCGACAGCCCCGTACGCGAACGATACAGTAACGCGCGCTGCGGACATCGTTGAGAACACTGTTCCGATCACACATCCACTCGGGCGGTGCCAGACCAAACCAGACGTCTTCCAGACGTACCGGACGCTTCTGGGTTATGCGACTCATCCGAACACCTACGGCGCGGTCGTGGTTGCACACGCCGGCGAGATCGTCGATGGTGACGAACTTGCGGCCGACACTGCCGAAACGGGCCGGCCCAGCGAATCAGTCAACATCCACGAGGAGAAGGGCGTAATGAACGGCCTGAAGGCCACTGTGGACGCCGCGCAGAAAATGGTCCGAGACGCGAGCGAGCAACGTCGAGTTCCGTCAAACATGTCGAATCTCACGTTCGGTATCAACTGTGCGACCTCGGACACGACCTCGGGACTCTGCCAACACAAGGCAACTGCTGGTGCCGTCTGGCGACTCATCGATGAACACGACGGTCGCGGGGTGTTCGCCGAGACGCCAGAATTCTTCGGTGGCGAACAGGAGCTTGCAGAACGAGCGATCAACGACGAGGTCAAAGAGAAGATCTTAGATCGTGTCGAGTGGTGGGATGAGCGACTGCAGGCGACAGGCTACGACGTTCGCGGTGCCCAGCCCACGCCAGACAATATGGATGGTGGCCTAACGACCATTGAAGAGAAATCACTCGGCGCACTCGTCAAATCCGGCAGTGGCCCCATTCAGGGCATGGTCGACTACGCAGAACAGATTCCCAATGAGTCGGGGATGTACATTATGGACTCGCCCGGGCACGGCGCTGAATCTGTCACCGGCATCGGCGCGAGTGGTGCGCATTTCATGATCATTTCGACCGGACAGGGACACACGCTCTCGAACGCTGTCATGCCGACGATCAAGATCACGGGGAATCCCGGCAGTGCAAAGCGTGTTCCGGAAGAAACTGATGTCGATGTGAGCGAGGCACTCGTTGGCGATCAGTCCATCGACTGGGCGACCAACCAGCTCTGGGATGAGATCAGCGCGATCATCGACGGGAAGCTCACGATGAGCGAGGCGCTCGGCGAGAGTCAGTTCGCAATCCATCGCATTGGTCCATCGACGTAAGATGGAGGTCGACCGTCAGCGCGCTGTCGATGTCGCAACAGCCGCCTTCGAAAGCCACGGCATTTCAGCGTCGGACGCCGAACTCACCGCTGAAGTGCTCGTGAGCGCAAATGCTCGCGGAAAACACTCACACGGGCTCTTACGCTTGCCGCGATTCATTCGTGGGATTGAACACGGAAACGTCGATCCCGACGGAGACATCGAGATAACTACCGAACGCGGCAGCAGCGTCACTCTTTCTGGTGGATCACGACTCGGTCCCGTCGTCGCAAGTGAAGCCGCAGTACTGGCGATGGAGCGTGCCGACGAATTCGGTATCGGAGCCATCGGCGTCCACGACACGAATCATCTCGGGATGCTCGGATACTACACTGACCTAATACGATCGGACGGATACGTCGGCGTTGCTATCACGAACACAGAACCCGCGATGCCACCACACGGAGGTACCGAACCGATACTGGGGACGAATCCCATCGCTATTGGTCTCCCAACAGATCCGGTGTTCAATCTCGACATGTCGACCTCCGCCATCGCACGTGGTACAGTTCTGCACAAAAAGGCAGCAGACGAGCCAATCCCCGAAGATCGTGCACTCGATGCCACCGGTGAACCGACGACCGATCCCGATGCGGCCCTTCAGGGTATGATTCTCCCCTTCGGTGGCGTGAAAGGGTCGGGGATCGCAATCGCGATCGAAGTGCTGGCTGGTGGTCTCGTTGGCGCAGCGATGGGAACCGCGGTCACCGGAACCTATCACACCAAGGATCCCTGCACCAAGGGCGATCTCTTTCTCACGATCGACCCCGAAGCGTTTGGGAACCCGAACTTCGCATCGGAGGCAAGCGCGTTCTTACGGGACATGAAACGTCATTCGGGATCTACCACCGACGAAATCCGTCTCCCCGGCGAACGATCGGTCCGACGCGATCGTGATCGCGAGACCGTCGAGATCGAAGACGACTGCTGGCAGGACGTCTGCGCGCTTGCGGAACCGAACTGAACCCGAATCCGACGAGAACAGCGCGTGCCCTGTAACTTTTTATTCTGTTATGATAAATACGGATAAACAAGAACAGTTATCATATGACCAATCCATGTGTGACAACATATGTCCCACCAGGACTATCGTCGAAAGAGACGTCAGTTACTGAAAGGTATCGCTGTCGGTAGTACGACTCTATTCGCAGGCTGTCTCGGTAGTAGTGGTGATAACACCGGTGGCAGCGATGGTCAAACAGAAATAAAGTACGTCTATCCCGGTTATTTCAGTTCTGATGCGAAGGATTTGCTGGCGATGTTTGACGAGCAGGCCAAGAAAGTCACAATCAGCGCCCAGAAAACGCCCGCCGAATCCTCATCAACGCGTAAGTACTACGTCAACCAATTCATTTCTCAGGCTTCATCGTTCGATGTTGGGAATATGGATGTCGTCTGGCCTTCGGAATTCGCGACAAACGGCTGGGCCGCTACAGTGAAAGACCCGAAGGGCCTCACTG
The nucleotide sequence above comes from Halocatena marina. Encoded proteins:
- a CDS encoding carbohydrate ABC transporter permease; the protein is MPDTADHVSSSRHDGESTPAVSRWQRYREFRLTEEELATALLAPVVLFLLAVSFYPIIETVRSSFYTGYVIEARPQTFVGLQNYEQLLSNGGFWNSFTVSMIYTFVSVPIELCIGLGMALLLQRSFRGKYITQAAILFPWALPTVINAKIWAWMFHGQYGVINDMLIRIGIFETTFPFLAKPNVALASMTFITIWKTSSFMALILLAGLSGIPDHLYEAARMDGASRWRLFRDITLPLLKPTILVALIFRTLPAFQAFGLPYGLTGGGPGEATTTLVLFDHQLTFTQLAFGRGSAAATIITLIALVISLVYVGTLYEPEVR
- a CDS encoding Ldh family oxidoreductase, with amino-acid sequence MEVDRQRAVDVATAAFESHGISASDAELTAEVLVSANARGKHSHGLLRLPRFIRGIEHGNVDPDGDIEITTERGSSVTLSGGSRLGPVVASEAAVLAMERADEFGIGAIGVHDTNHLGMLGYYTDLIRSDGYVGVAITNTEPAMPPHGGTEPILGTNPIAIGLPTDPVFNLDMSTSAIARGTVLHKKAADEPIPEDRALDATGEPTTDPDAALQGMILPFGGVKGSGIAIAIEVLAGGLVGAAMGTAVTGTYHTKDPCTKGDLFLTIDPEAFGNPNFASEASAFLRDMKRHSGSTTDEIRLPGERSVRRDRDRETVEIEDDCWQDVCALAEPN
- a CDS encoding UxaA family hydrolase, which codes for MSEFLGYERSDGSIGIRNNVVIVSTAPYANDTVTRAADIVENTVPITHPLGRCQTKPDVFQTYRTLLGYATHPNTYGAVVVAHAGEIVDGDELAADTAETGRPSESVNIHEEKGVMNGLKATVDAAQKMVRDASEQRRVPSNMSNLTFGINCATSDTTSGLCQHKATAGAVWRLIDEHDGRGVFAETPEFFGGEQELAERAINDEVKEKILDRVEWWDERLQATGYDVRGAQPTPDNMDGGLTTIEEKSLGALVKSGSGPIQGMVDYAEQIPNESGMYIMDSPGHGAESVTGIGASGAHFMIISTGQGHTLSNAVMPTIKITGNPGSAKRVPEETDVDVSEALVGDQSIDWATNQLWDEISAIIDGKLTMSEALGESQFAIHRIGPST
- a CDS encoding UxaA family hydrolase gives rise to the protein MADQLIEVVESADNVATALRDIEAGETVTVLVDEAERTIEMHDDVEFGHKLALEPLSAGETVTKYGTSIGDASTAIDAGEWVHVHNVESNYGRGDLADQNQSQAVQE